From Candidatus Pedobacter colombiensis, one genomic window encodes:
- a CDS encoding NAD(P)H-binding protein, with protein MKYTLTGSLGNISKPLAQALIDAGHQVTIISSNADKAKAIEALGATAAIGSITDVAFLTKAFAGADAIYTMVPPNFGAGDYRAYISGIGRNYVAAIQAAGISKVVNLSSIGAHLSDGTGPIKGLHDVEQLFNSLENVSVKHLRPAYFYVNFYGNIDMIKHAGILGGNYGESTSLIMAHPEDIAAVAAEEIQKPFNGQSIRYIASDIRTAGEVASVLGAAVGKPELKWVEFTDEQALDGMIQSGLPKEIAKNFVEMGTAVRSGKLREDYDINPPILSKRKLEDFAKEFAAHFEG; from the coding sequence ATGAAATATACATTAACAGGTTCCTTAGGGAATATAAGTAAACCATTGGCTCAGGCATTAATCGATGCAGGACACCAGGTAACCATCATCAGCAGCAATGCTGATAAGGCAAAAGCTATTGAGGCGCTAGGAGCCACAGCTGCTATCGGTTCGATCACTGACGTAGCTTTTTTAACAAAGGCATTTGCGGGAGCAGATGCTATTTATACTATGGTTCCACCAAATTTCGGAGCAGGTGACTACAGAGCATATATTTCGGGTATAGGTCGTAATTATGTTGCCGCTATCCAGGCCGCGGGAATTTCGAAAGTAGTAAACTTAAGTAGTATAGGTGCACATTTATCGGACGGTACCGGGCCCATAAAAGGATTGCATGATGTAGAACAGCTTTTTAATAGTCTTGAAAATGTATCTGTAAAACACTTACGTCCGGCATATTTTTATGTCAATTTTTATGGCAATATTGATATGATTAAACACGCTGGAATACTTGGGGGTAATTATGGTGAATCTACTTCATTAATTATGGCTCATCCTGAAGATATCGCAGCGGTTGCTGCCGAAGAAATACAGAAACCGTTTAATGGACAAAGCATTCGTTATATTGCCAGTGATATACGCACTGCTGGAGAAGTTGCAAGCGTATTAGGAGCTGCTGTCGGTAAGCCTGAACTGAAATGGGTGGAGTTTACCGATGAACAAGCTTTGGATGGAATGATTCAGAGCGGATTACCGAAAGAGATAGCCAAAAATTTTGTGGAAATGGGTACTGCTGTCAGAAGCGGAAAATTGAGGGAAGATTATGATATAAACCCACCCATACTTTCAAAAAGAAAATTAGAAGATTTCGCTAAAGAATTTGCAGCTCATTTTGAGGGTTAA